The Saccharomycodes ludwigii strain NBRC 1722 chromosome II, whole genome shotgun sequence genome window below encodes:
- a CDS encoding uncharacterized protein (similar to Saccharomyces cerevisiae YHR209W | CRG1 | Cantharidin Resistance Gene) has product MLAIAWQNSVKVFCKDIKLPTDLFSDVIKIDYVPMKSNKKTAFQIARDDYTMADFRKYLYSWSAYHNWQQKYGEKGKNIADMFVGELKEEFGWTDDTKLRVEWGTFYILARK; this is encoded by the coding sequence ATGCTGGCAATAGCCTGGCAAAACTCTGTTAAAGTTTTTTGCAAAGATATTAAGTTACCAACTGATCTTTTCTCAGACGTGATTAAAATTGACTATGTTCCAATGAAAAGTAACAAAAAGACTGCTTTCCAAATTGCTAGAGATGACTATACCATGGCtgattttagaaaatatttgtatagTTGGAGTGCCTACCACAATTggcaacaaaaatatggggaaaaagggaaaaataTTGCTGATATGTTTGTTGGCGAGTTGAAAGAAGAATTTGGTTGGACTGATGATACTAAGTTAAGAGTTGAATGGGGgactttttatattttggcTAGAAAGTAA
- a CDS encoding uncharacterized protein (similar to Saccharomyces cerevisiae YHR211W | FLO5 | FLOcculation (paralog of YAR050W | FLO1)), with translation MMFIIYKRAILLLTFFIYLFAKIIDAQELPDTNDACSPITDPINGFKVRWYNYTYNDGTTFSNLDYMAYGYYQNSAPYHFQNGVSTVTFATGYPCYYNESDLADYFICKTAHYFLNPGVSYPWTCPDADAPYNSYISPETGDYTFTLGNVDDSAGVLFGDNAFGCCEQNDITATSTDFFLNAIRGWYSGVDGDSSSEKTLFGGLYYPLRIVFTNALGKANMNFTVTLPDGTVMSDFTNYVFTFDGKESYCPAYEHNTTTYTPWTGAFTSTIGTSVTTSIGSDGIPTTSTIYTVETPEVDAVTTTYIPWTGFVTSTIGNSIITTTGSDGISTTFTIYTVQTPMIPADSTTYEAWTGSVTTTVGTSIFTTTGTDGVPTTSTIYTVQTPTNNGVTTTNVPWTGSVTSTVGTSVFTTTGTDGLPTTSTIYTVQTPTNRRDSTTNVPWTGFVTSTVGTSVFTTTGTDDLPTTSTIYTVQTPTNNGVTTTNVPWTGFVTSTVGTSVFTTTGTDGLPTTSTIYTAQTPINRRDSTTNVPWTGFVTSTVGTSVFTAIGTDGLPTTSTIYTVQTPINRRDSTTNVPWTGFVTSTVGTSVFTTTGTDDLPTTSTIYTVQTPTNNGVTTTNVPWTGFVTSTVGTSVFTTTGTDGLPTTSTIYTVQTPINRRDSTTNVPWTGFVTSTVGTSVFTTTGTDGLPTTSTIYTVQTPTNNGVTTTNVPWTGFVTSTVGTSVFTTTGTDGLPTTSTIYTVQTPINRRDSTTNVPWTGFVTSTVGTSVFTTTGTDDLPTTSTIYTVQTPTNNGVTTTNVPWTGFVTSTVGTSVFTTTGTDGLPTTSTIYTVQTPTNRRDSTTNVPWTGFVTSTVGTSVFTTTGTDGLPTTSTIYTVQTPTNNGVTTTNVPWTGSVTSTVGTSVFTTTGTDGLPTTSTIYTVQTPTNNGVTTTNVPWTGFVTSTVGTSVFTTTGTDGLPTTSTIYTVQTPTNRRDSTTNVPWTGFVTSTVGTSVFTTTGTDGLPTTSTIYTVQTPTNNGVTTTNVPWTGFVTSTVGTSVFTTTGTDGLPTTSTIYTVQTPINRRDSTTNVPWTGFVTSTVGTSVFTTTGTDGLPTTSTIYTVQTPTNNGVTTTNVPWTGSVTSTVGTSVFTTTGTDGLPTTSTIYTVQTPINRRDSTTNVPWTGFVTSTVGTSVFTTTGTDGLPTTSTIYTVQTPINRRDSTTNVPWTGFVTSTVGTSVFTTTGTDGLPTTSTIYTVQTPTNNGVTTTNVPWTGSVTSTVGTSVFTTTGTDGLPTTSTIYTVQTPTNNGVTTTNVPWTGFVTSTVGTSVFTTTGTDGLPTTSTIYTVQTPINRRDSTTNVPWTGFVTSTVGTSVFTTTGTDGLPTTSTIYTVQTPTNNGVTTTNVPWTGFVTSTVGTSVFTTTGTDDLPTTSTIYTVQTPTNRRDSTTNVPWTGFVTSTVGTSVFTTTGTDGLPTTSTIYTVQTPTNNGVTTTNVPWTGFVTSTVGTSVFTTTGTDGLPTTSTIYTVQTPINRRDSTTNVPWTGFVTSTVGTSVFTTTGTDGLPTTSTIYTVQTPINRRDSTTNVPWTGFVTSTVGTSVFTTTGTDGLPTTSTIYTVQTPTNNGVTTTNVPWTGFVTSTVGTSVFTTTGTDGLPTTSTIYTVQTPTNNGVITTNVPWTGSVTSAIGTSVITTTGTDGRPSTSTIYTVETPANYDISTTFTSWGGAYTSTYSTNIFTVTGSNGLSTTSTIIYVETPGFGYFNTTSSKSLPLTCIPDTTNTGPFTNPSKGSSTSKTFTNPAPGTTSTSETVSPVNPTTETPGLPSSVTRTTVIVTSGRTITSTIVTCDATTTTIPNNNNNNNGGSNNSGSEVYSVSSETSNTPVTVTKTSVYTTSGSTITATITSTIVPNNNNNNGGSGSSETGNTPVTVTKTSVFTTSGSTITATITSTIVPNDNNNNGGSGSSETANTPVTVTKTSVYTTSGSTITATITSTIVPNNNNNNGGSGSSETANTPVTVTKTSVYTTSGSTITATITSTIVPNNNNNNGGSGSSETGNTPVTVTKTSVYTTSGSTITATITSTIVPNNNNNNGGSGSSEAANTPVTVTKTSVFTTSGSIITATITSTIVPNNNNNNNGGSGSSETANTPVTVTKTSVYTTSGSTITSVITSTIVPNNNNENGSGSSGNASEYVETISSGSVYTTVTKSGNGNSGNSINVVTKTTSGSKVITTTIQSETVSSTTGIEVQSIQSQPGSSGLISIYQAGAVSNRISTFKMSFTLFVLFFNLF, from the exons ATGATGTTCATTATTTACAAGCGAGCgattttattgttaacattctttatatatctatttgcaaaaataattgatGCTCAAGAGTTACCCGATACAAATGATGCTTGTAGTCCAATTACAGATCCAATCAATGGATTTAAAGTGAGATGGTATAATTATACCTATAATGATGGTACCACCTTTAGTAACTTAGATTACATGGCATATGGATATTATCAAAACTCTGCACCatatcattttcaaaatggTGTAAGTACTGTTACCTTTGCAACAGGATATCCATGTTATTACAATGAAAGTGATTTGGCcgattattttatttgtaaaacagctcattattttttaaatcctGGAGTAAGCTATCCATGGACTTGTCCAGATGCAGATGCTCCATATAATAGCTACATTT CTCCAGAAACCGGTGATTATACTTTTACGCTAGGAAATGTTGATGATTCTGCTGGTGTTTTATTTGGGGATAATGCCTTTGGATGTTGTGAACAAAATGATATTACTGCTACTTCAAcagatttttttcttaatgcTATAAGAGGTTGGTATTCAGGAGTAGATGGTGACAGTTCAAGTGAAAAGACGCTATTTGGTGGATTATATTATCCACTAAGAATTGTATTTACCAATGCCTTAGGAAAAGCAAATATGAATTTCACAGTAACTTTACCGGATGGAACTGTAATGAGTGATTTTACAAATTACGTATTTACATTCGATGGAAAAGAATCTTATTGCCCAGCCTATGAACACAATACTACTACCTACACGCCATGGACTGGTGCATttacttctaccattggtactagtgtaactaccagtattggctcagacggtattccaactacatctACCATTTACAccgttgaaactccagaagttgatgCTGTTACAACCACCTACataccatggactggttttgttacatctactattggtaaTAGCATTATAACTACTACCGGTTCCGATGGTATTTCAACCACCTTTACCATTTATACAGTACAAACTCCAATGATTCCAGCTGATAGTACTACATATGAAGCTTGGACTGGATctgttactactactgttGGTACTTCAATTtttactactactggtactgatggaGTACCAACcacatctaccatctacacagtgcAAACGCCTACCAACAAtggtgttactaccactaatGTACCATGGACTGGGTCTGTTACTTCCACTGTGGGTACTAGTGTATTTACCACTACCGGTACTGATGGATTGCCAACaacatctaccatctacacagtgcAAACGCCTACCAATCGTAGGGATTCGACTACTAATGTACCATGGACTGGGTTTGTTACTTCCACTGTAGGTACTAGTGTATTTACCACTACCGGTACTGATGATTTGCCAACcacatctaccatctacacagtgcAAACGCCTACCAACAAtggtgttactaccactaatGTACCATGGACTGGGTTTGTTACTTCCACTGTAGGTACCAGTGTATTTACCACTACCGGTACTGATGGATTGCCAACaacatctaccatctacacagcGCAAACGCCTATCAATCGTAGGGATTCGACTACTAATGTACCATGGACTGGGTTTGTTACTTCCACTGTGGGTACTAGTGTATTTACCGCTATCGGTACTGATGGATTGCCAACaacatctaccatctacacagtgcAAACGCCTATCAATCGTAGGGATTCGACTACTAATGTACCATGGACTGGGTTTGTTACTTCCACTGTAGGTACTAGTGTATTTACCACTACCGGTACTGATGATTTGCCAACcacatctaccatctacacagtgcAAACGCCTACCAACAAtggtgttactaccactaatGTACCATGGACTGGGTTTGTTACTTCCACTGTAGGTACCAGTGTATTTACCACTACCGGTACTGATGGATTGCCAACaacatctaccatctacacagtgcAAACGCCTATCAATCGTAGGGATTCGACTACTAATGTACCATGGACTGGGTTTGTTACTTCCACTGTAGGTACTAGTGTATTTACCACTACCGGTACTGATGGATTGCCAACaacatctaccatctacacagtgcAAACGCCTACCAACAAtggtgttactaccactaatGTACCATGGACTGGGTTTGTTACTTCCACTGTAGGTACCAGTGTATTTACCACTACCGGTACTGATGGATTGCCAACaacatctaccatctacacagtgcAAACGCCTATCAATCGTAGGGATTCGACTACTAATGTACCATGGACTGGGTTTGTTACTTCCACTGTAGGTACTAGTGTATTTACCACTACCGGTACTGATGATTTGCCAACcacatctaccatctacacagtgcAAACGCCTACCAACAAtggtgttactaccactaatGTACCATGGACTGGGTTTGTTACTTCCACTGTAGGTACCAGTGTATTTACCACTACCGGTACTGATGGATTGCCAACaacatctaccatctacacagtgcAAACGCCTACCAATCGTAGGGATTCGACTACTAATGTACCATGGACTGGGTTTGTTACTTCCACTGTAGGTACTAGTGTATTTACCACTACCGGTACTGATGGATTGCCAACcacatctaccatctacacagtgcAAACACCTACCAACAAtggtgttactaccactaatGTACCATGGACTGGGTCTGTTACTTCCACTGTAGGTACTAGTGTATTTACCACTACCGGTACTGATGGATTGCCAACaacatctaccatctacacagtgcAAACGCCTACCAACAAtggtgttactaccactaatGTACCATGGACTGGGTTTGTTACTTCCACTGTAGGTACCAGTGTATTTACCACTACCGGTACTGATGGATTGCCAACaacatctaccatctacacagtgcAAACGCCTACCAATCGTAGGGATTCGACTACTAATGTACCATGGACTGGGTTTGTTACTTCCACTGTGGGTACTAGTGTATTTACCACTACCGGTACTGATGGATTGCCAACaacatctaccatctacacagtgcAAACGCCTACCAACAAtggtgttactaccactaatGTACCATGGACTGGGTTTGTTACTTCCACTGTAGGTACCAGTGTATTTACCACTACCGGTACTGATGGATTGCCAACaacatctaccatctacacagtgcAAACGCCTATCAATCGTAGGGATTCGACTACTAATGTACCATGGACTGGGTTTGTTACTTCCACTGTAGGTACTAGTGTATTTACCACTACCGGTACTGATGGATTGCCAACcacatctaccatctacacagtgcAAACACCTACCAACAAtggtgttactaccactaatGTACCATGGACTGGGTCTGTTACTTCCACTGTAGGTACCAGTGTATTTACCACTACCGGTACTGATGGATTGCCAACaacatctaccatctacacagtgcAAACGCCTATCAATCGTAGGGATTCGACTACTAATGTACCATGGACTGGGTTTGTTACTTCCACTGTGGGTACCAGTGTATTTACCACTACCGGTACTGATGGATTGCCAACaacatctaccatctacacagtgcAAACGCCTATCAATCGTAGGGATTCGACTACTAATGTACCATGGACTGGGTTTGTTACTTCCACTGTGGGTACTAGTGTATTTACCACTACCGGTACTGATGGATTGCCAACaacatctaccatctacacagtgcAAACACCTACCAACAAtggtgttactaccactaatGTACCATGGACTGGGTCTGTTACTTCCACTGTAGGTACCAGTGTATTTACCACTACCGGTACTGATGGATTGCCAACaacatctaccatctacacagtgcAAACGCCTACCAACAAtggtgttactaccactaatGTACCATGGACTGGGTTTGTTACTTCCACTGTAGGTACCAGTGTATTTACCACTACCGGTACTGATGGATTGCCAACaacatctaccatctacacagtgcAAACGCCTATCAATCGTAGGGATTCGACTACTAATGTACCATGGACTGGGTTTGTTACTTCCACTGTAGGTACTAGTGTATTTACCACTACCGGTACTGATGGATTGCCAACaacatctaccatctacacagtgcAAACGCCTACCAACAAtggtgttactaccactaatGTACCATGGACTGGGTTTGTTACTTCCACTGTAGGTACCAGTGTATTTACCACTACCGGTACTGATGATTTGCCAACcacatctaccatctacacagtgcAAACGCCTACCAATCGTAGGGATTCGACTACTAATGTACCATGGACTGGGTTTGTTACTTCCACTGTAGGTACTAGTGTATTTACCACTACCGGTACTGATGGATTGCCAACaacatctaccatctacacagtgcAAACGCCTACCAACAAtggtgttactaccactaatGTACCATGGACTGGGTTTGTTACTTCCACTGTAGGTACCAGTGTATTTACCACTACCGGTACTGATGGATTGCCAACaacatctaccatctacacagtgcAAACGCCTATCAATCGTAGGGATTCGACTACTAATGTACCATGGACTGGGTTTGTTACTTCCACTGTGGGTACCAGTGTATTTACCACTACCGGTACTGATGGATTGCCAACaacatctaccatctacacagtgcAAACGCCTATCAATCGTAGGGATTCGACTACTAATGTACCATGGACTGGGTTTGTTACTTCCACTGTGGGTACTAGTGTATTTACCACTACCGGTACTGATGGATTGCCAACaacatctaccatctacacagtgcAAACGCCTACCAACAAtggtgttactaccactaatGTACCATGGACTGGGTTTGTTACTTCCACTGTAGGTACCAGTGTATTTACCACTACCGGTACTGATGGATTACCAACaacatctaccatctacacagtgcAAACGCCCACCAACAATGGTGTTATTACCACTAATGTACCATGGACTGGGTCTGTTACATCTgctattggtactagtgttatcactactactggtactgatggtaGACCATCCACTTCCACCATatacacagttgaaacacCAGCCAATTATGACATTAGTACTACATTCACATCTTGGGGTGGTGCTTACACTTCGACGTATTCCACTAACATTTTCACTGTTACTGGCTCTAATGGATTGTCTACCACTTCCACTATCATTTACGTTGAAACACCAGGATTTGGTTATTTCAACACTACCAGTTCTAAATCTTTACCATTGACTTGTATTCCAGATACCACTAATACTGGGCCATTTACAAACCCAAGCAAAGGTAGCTCCACTTCAAAAACCTTTACTAATCCAGCTCCAGGTACTACCTCTACTTCCGAAACTGTTTCTCCAGTTAATCCAACTACTGAGACACCTGGATTGCCTTCTAGTGTTACAAGAACTACTGTGATTGTTACATCTGGCAGAACTATAACCTCGACTATTGTCACATGCGATGCTACTACCACCACTATtccaaacaacaacaacaacaataatggtgGTTCTAACAATTCCGGTTCCGAAGTTTATTCTGTTAGTTCTGAGACTTCCAATACACcagttactgttactaAGACTAGTGTGTACACTACATCTGGTAGTACCATTACTGCTACTATCACCTCCactattgttccaaataacaacaacaacaacggtGGATCTGGTAGTTCTGAAACTGGTAATACACCAGTCACTGTTACCAAGACTAGTGTATTCACTACTTCGGGTAGTACCATTACTGCCACTATCACCTCtactattgttccaaatgacaacaacaacaacggtGGATCTGGTAGTTCTGAGACTGCTAATACACcagttactgttactaAGACTAGTGTGTACACTACATCAGGTAGTACCATTACTGCCACTATCACCTCtactattgttccaaataacaacaacaacaatggtGGATCTGGTAGTTCCGAAACTGCTAATACACcagttactgttactaAGACTAGTGTGTACACTACATCTGGTAGCACCATTACTGCTACTATCACCTCtactattgttccaaataacaacaacaacaatggtGGATCTGGTAGTTCCGAAACTGGTAATACACCAGTTACTGTTACCAAGACTAGTGTGTACACTACATCTGGTAGCACAATTACTGCTACTATCACCTCtactattgttccaaacaacaataataacaatggtgGATCTGGTAGTTCTGAGGCTGCTAATACACcagttactgttactaAGACTAGTGTGTTTACCACATCTGGTAGTATCATTACTGCTACTATCACCTCTACTATCGTtccaaacaacaacaacaacaacaacggtGGATCTGGTAGTTCCGAAACTGCTAATACACCAGTTACTGTTACCAAGACTAGCGTGTACACTACATCAGGTAGTACCATCACATCTGTTAttacatctactattgttccaaacaataataatgaaaatggaTCAGGTTCTTCAGGCAATGCTAGTGAATATGTTGAGACTATTTCTTCTGGTTCTGTTTATACCACTGTTACCAAGAGTGGCAATGGCAACTCTGGTAATTCCATCAATGTTGTTACCAAGACCACATCTGGTAGCAAagttattactactactattcAATCAGAAACTGTTTCTAGTACAACTGGTATTGAAGTTCAAAGTATTCAATCTCAACCAGGATCTAGTGGATTAATTTCTATTTACCAAGCTGGTGCTGTTTCAAACAGAATATCGACTTTCAAGATGTCCtttactttatttgttttatttttcaatttattttaa